The stretch of DNA TGTGCGCGAACAGGGTGTTGTTCATCTGATACGCGTACATGCCATAATACACCTGCGGACAGTCGAGCAAGTCAACCATGTTGTTCACGAAGCGGGAGTTGCCGCTCTGGTAGTAATTCTCGTAATAGAAGTACACACCGTAGCAGTAGGTGCCGCCGTAGGAAATGATCTTGTTGCGTTCGACCTGGGAATCGTATCCGTAATAGAAGGCCACGGGGTAGTGGTAGGTGTACGTGTTGTTCGCGTCCTGGATAACGGTATTGTCAAGGAACTTGATCTTTCCGAGATAATAACCGTAGTAGGGACGATAGTACTGACCGGTGAATTCACAGCCCTGGATGAGGACGTCATCTTCGGTGCTCGTCGTGCCGCTGCCGTACATGTACATACCATATCCACCCTCACGGAAACCGCAGTTGATGAAGCTGGTACGATGGTTGAGTGTGCCGGTATTCGAGCAGACTGGGGCGAGATAGTTGGAGGTCGAATTGACGTCAGGAGCGATGAGCTCGAGGTTTTCGAAGGTACAGTCGGTGGAACCACCATCGAGGAACACCACGATGCCGTACGAAGTGTTGGTCGCACGCATGGTCATGTTTCTGAATGTCACAAATTTTGAGGATCCCATGGCGACGACATAGTTATCGCCGGTGCCACTTGCGTTCCAGATGATTTCGACATCTGTCTTGTTTCCAGTCTCGGACTGGAATGTGACCGTATTGATGGACGAGGTACCGGCGATGTCCTGCAGTCCGATCTGCTCATTGTACGTTCCGGAGCGGATGTTGAAGACGACGGGACCGCACACACCGAACTGATTCAGGTCAGCTACCGCAGCGGCGAAGTTGGTGTAATCCGGGGATGCTCCACCGATGGTGAAGGTGCCGCTCAGTGCAGGCTGCACCGTCACGTCGAGCGAGTCATTGGCTGAGAAACTATCATTTGTGTTGTTCGGATTGCTGGTCCATGCCACGATGTGCACGGGCACACCAGCTGCGAAGTTCTGGGAACCGAGGGTGATGGTCGCATCGCCGAGCGTCGGCATCGGTGTCGTGTAGTTGATGGGTGTCTGCGGTACGCCGTTCAGCGACCAGTTAACCGTGACACTGTTCAACGTGTTCGTACCATAATTCTTCAGGTTAACCTGGATGGGATGCGTGCCGGCGCAGAAGTTCACTGGACTCAGTAGCTCGGAGATACCAGCGTCATCAGGCAGTGCCGGCGACATATCCACACCGAAGGCATAGCGGGAATAATCCGAACCAGATCCGCCCGTTGAAGAACATCCGGCTCCGCCGTAGATACGGCGATATCCACCGGTGCTTGCGCTGTAATAGCGAACGTAGAAGCCGGTCGAATACCCATCATGACAGATAGTCACGATAAGTGACTGGCTGGGATTATAGTAAAACGGAGTCTGCAGCGTGATGGGAATCCAGTCATCGATCGCACCGCTGGGCAGTGTCACCGACGAAGCATAGTATACGGTGGAAAGTCCCGTGGCAAATGTTGTCGTATATGGGAAGTTTGTTGTCGTGCTCTGTCCGAGCTTCACAGTAAGATTCGTGTACGTCGGGTTGGTGGTGGCATTGCCACGCTTGAAGTAAATCTTCGTGATGTTCCCAGGATACGCGCCGGTAAGCTCATTGGGAATATAATTATGCTGCGTATGGGAGGAGGTTGTCGTCGCGAAGGGATAAACGTTGGTGCCTGTTGCCTGATCGCAGTAGTACTGCGGCGTCTGAGCGAACAGAGTCCCACTCATGATGAGCAGTGCTGCAAACAGTGATGGCCACCTGCGCCAGCGACTGCCGTACCGCGGGATCGGTAATAGTTGCTTCATGGAATACCTCGTGGATATGGATGTGGAATGGATCTGCGTTGGTCTGCAGGTAGAATACAAATGGTGCTTTGGAACAGGCCTTGGACAGGACGCCATTCTCCGCACTCCTTTCGTAGCAACTGGTTGGGTTGGAAGTATATCTATGAAAATGCTCGGCACGCGCCGCCGTCAGTGCTTCCGTGTATCAGCATTCCCGGTATCCCGCTGTTGGACAGCGGTCTGAGTAAGTATACCGGGAATGTGATGACACTGCTTGAGGTCCGAAACAACTGGATCCATCAATTAAAGATGCGCGAATATACACCGTGACGATTCCCCCAGTCAATGGCCTTATTTTCACGCTGTGCCACCCGTTCACGCGACATTCCGCCCGTCCGTAATGCCCGGTGTGCCCTCGGGGCACAACAGCCCTCGGGGCACAACAGCCCTCGGGGCACAACATATACGGCAAAGGCCCCGGGCAATTGAATGCCCGGGGCCTTTACGGTAAGTCAGGAGACAGCGCGGGAGCTTATTTGCTCAGGGCCATCTTGATGGTCTTCGTGAAGCTCATGCCCGATTCGGCACCGGTCATGCTCACGGTTGCGATGTACGTCCCGCTCGAAAGCTGCGAAGCGTCGAACTGCACTTCATGCAGACCCTGGTCGACGTTGCCGTTGACCAGTTCCGCAACCTGACGTCCAAGCGCGTCGGT from bacterium encodes:
- a CDS encoding T9SS type A sorting domain-containing protein, whose translation is MKQLLPIPRYGSRWRRWPSLFAALLIMSGTLFAQTPQYYCDQATGTNVYPFATTTSSHTQHNYIPNELTGAYPGNITKIYFKRGNATTNPTYTNLTVKLGQSTTTNFPYTTTFATGLSTVYYASSVTLPSGAIDDWIPITLQTPFYYNPSQSLIVTICHDGYSTGFYVRYYSASTGGYRRIYGGAGCSSTGGSGSDYSRYAFGVDMSPALPDDAGISELLSPVNFCAGTHPIQVNLKNYGTNTLNSVTVNWSLNGVPQTPINYTTPMPTLGDATITLGSQNFAAGVPVHIVAWTSNPNNTNDSFSANDSLDVTVQPALSGTFTIGGASPDYTNFAAAVADLNQFGVCGPVVFNIRSGTYNEQIGLQDIAGTSSINTVTFQSETGNKTDVEIIWNASGTGDNYVVAMGSSKFVTFRNMTMRATNTSYGIVVFLDGGSTDCTFENLELIAPDVNSTSNYLAPVCSNTGTLNHRTSFINCGFREGGYGMYMYGSGTTSTEDDVLIQGCEFTGQYYRPYYGYYLGKIKFLDNTVIQDANNTYTYHYPVAFYYGYDSQVERNKIISYGGTYCYGVYFYYENYYQSGNSRFVNNMVDLLDCPQVYYGMYAYQMNNTLFAHNTFHSNTPYASSYLVYAPYANGSQIYNNIMHQTGAGYCWYEVGNGYVSAMDYNNWYTNGTYIAYWGGARTDLAAFQAASGMNANSISKIVSFKDLYGGDMHLTSPSEDDTDLFGMLLPQVTDDIDGEVRIQPYMGADEACYITPGSVNYDFVDGQGYPAAYAEAPGSIGVHYSVAFPEYDATINMTVNFYAIPSEQLVYSTMLTAQKQYGVNLDGIQYITLPPSLQPGTYKIEVVFWTKNSCDAYRDYMPYPTALLLVGEGQLPCVVWPGDVNNDGIVTYVDRRELNLYIYNANLRTSWLNGPARYQADSETNPFTYIEWKPQAAAPWYTPEGCYMDTDGNGVVNNMDYIAMKLNWAQTTPYYGGTPKSGAPAAASFAMDQNYPNPFNPSTTIRFAVPEQSHVRLVVTDALGRQVAELVNDNKAQGIHDVLFDASDLSTGTYIATVTMTGIESGMSFTKTIKMALNK